Proteins from a genomic interval of Pseudanabaena yagii GIHE-NHR1:
- a CDS encoding response regulator encodes MAHSEFDDLQLQEELRHLFELDTQKYLQLYVQTVSQLNAPNWREQIQQLYRCVHTIKGGAVTVGFQSVLQVSTVLEDLLSDLRYLNIAPPLADGELAKCLNEAGELLIGTAQISGSQVEELGESDFAVRYIQNLRDLIQSKYLPEWNEMRQVQQEFADQGFDLVTLDLEMAIEDLPATGTVPIETCEIAIQTINQLQGIGAEINLAATWQESLKQGLALCDRPDCEIWHAEWMPFLQKLKDSARQGGVVLIEETTSRSEDSVTIENEVQPLINAPIFTDIQIPVPLDRLERSSQYLVETLMATRATQGFYQSVYANLLPLVSLAQNSVQYITQLREVQDDYALLDNSGEQDGLKVERYRQGYTAINRLLEISLRLIELGSETGESARRTSESIQNLDRSLRNLQQTIEESRLVPFETLALRARGILRDLITRVGKPVEMTIIGEQIELDAGTLRNLEPVLLHLLRNAYDHGLEDTEQREKSGKSIQGKIELVLERRGSMFELSIRDDGRGIDRDRISQIAQSKRLPLTDTSTPERLLSVLCQSGFTSTKTVSNISGRGVGMDVVASQVALMNGKLSLESNLGKGTTFTIQLPVPHLFVRCMILQAVDRTFAVPTSEIYTTALVEGLLWRKTERSDYILEVQEDQSIVPAIDLYQYWQGASEARPILPTAIAVRTRLLEGQRDRGVWLIADTLIGQSDLLVNPLPSPLLAPIGLIGMSLMPDGKLIPVINAISFVDNLCSERPNLITTSSLDNSSFLEPSSDRQILVVDDAALMRRRIESSLSPQGYEIATCDDGMEAWQWLQRHNQPALLITDIEMPHMDGFTLIDRCRQSGFEMPILVISSRLAEEWSKETSRLGATDYLTKGFSTSELVNKVSALLVN; translated from the coding sequence ATGGCACATTCTGAATTTGATGATTTGCAACTGCAAGAAGAACTACGTCATCTATTTGAATTAGATACACAGAAATACTTGCAGCTATATGTACAAACGGTGAGCCAGTTAAATGCTCCTAATTGGCGTGAACAGATTCAGCAGCTATATCGTTGTGTGCATACGATTAAAGGTGGGGCAGTGACAGTGGGGTTTCAATCTGTCCTCCAAGTTTCCACAGTATTAGAGGATTTACTATCGGATCTCCGCTATTTGAATATCGCGCCACCATTAGCGGATGGGGAACTTGCTAAGTGCTTAAATGAAGCTGGTGAATTACTAATTGGTACTGCCCAAATTAGTGGTTCACAAGTGGAAGAACTCGGTGAATCTGATTTTGCTGTGCGCTATATTCAGAACCTACGCGATCTCATTCAGTCTAAGTATTTGCCTGAATGGAATGAGATGCGCCAAGTGCAGCAGGAATTTGCCGATCAGGGTTTTGATTTGGTGACGCTCGATCTGGAAATGGCGATCGAGGATTTACCCGCAACGGGGACAGTACCCATAGAAACTTGTGAAATTGCCATCCAAACTATTAATCAGCTACAGGGAATTGGGGCAGAAATAAATTTAGCCGCAACTTGGCAAGAATCTTTGAAACAAGGTTTAGCATTATGCGATCGCCCTGACTGTGAAATATGGCACGCTGAGTGGATGCCATTCCTGCAAAAGCTGAAAGATAGCGCTCGTCAGGGTGGAGTTGTTCTCATTGAAGAGACTACCTCTAGAAGTGAAGATTCCGTAACTATAGAAAATGAAGTCCAGCCTTTAATTAATGCGCCTATTTTTACGGACATTCAAATTCCTGTGCCTTTAGATCGTCTAGAGCGATCGTCTCAATATCTCGTTGAGACTTTGATGGCAACTCGCGCCACACAGGGGTTTTATCAATCCGTTTATGCAAATCTTCTACCCCTAGTTTCCCTTGCTCAGAATAGTGTGCAGTACATTACGCAGTTGCGTGAAGTCCAAGATGACTATGCCTTGCTAGATAATTCAGGTGAGCAGGATGGATTGAAGGTAGAGCGCTATCGTCAGGGCTACACAGCGATTAACCGTTTGCTGGAAATTAGTTTACGTCTAATTGAACTAGGTTCCGAAACAGGTGAATCAGCAAGACGTACATCGGAAAGTATCCAAAACCTCGATCGCAGTTTACGCAATCTCCAGCAAACTATTGAAGAAAGCCGTCTTGTTCCCTTTGAAACCCTAGCCCTAAGAGCAAGGGGGATTTTGCGAGATCTGATCACCCGTGTAGGTAAGCCAGTGGAAATGACTATCATTGGCGAACAAATAGAACTGGATGCAGGCACACTTCGGAATTTGGAACCTGTATTGCTCCATTTATTGCGGAATGCCTATGATCACGGGCTTGAAGATACAGAGCAACGTGAAAAATCTGGCAAATCGATACAGGGAAAAATCGAGCTAGTATTGGAACGGCGGGGCAGTATGTTTGAGCTTAGTATTCGGGATGATGGTAGAGGCATAGATCGCGATCGCATTAGTCAAATTGCTCAGTCCAAGCGATTACCCCTCACCGATACCAGTACCCCTGAGCGACTACTCAGTGTCCTATGTCAGTCGGGTTTCACTTCCACAAAAACAGTAAGTAATATTTCAGGTCGCGGGGTGGGAATGGATGTGGTCGCCAGTCAAGTCGCCCTAATGAATGGCAAGCTCAGTCTAGAGAGCAATCTGGGCAAAGGTACAACTTTTACAATTCAGTTGCCTGTACCTCATTTATTTGTTCGTTGCATGATTTTGCAAGCAGTCGATCGCACCTTTGCTGTCCCCACGTCTGAGATTTATACAACGGCTTTAGTCGAGGGACTACTATGGCGTAAAACTGAACGCTCAGATTATATTCTCGAAGTGCAAGAAGATCAGAGCATTGTCCCCGCAATCGATCTCTATCAATATTGGCAAGGAGCATCTGAAGCCAGACCAATTTTGCCTACAGCGATCGCTGTCCGCACGAGGCTATTAGAAGGACAACGCGATCGCGGCGTATGGCTAATTGCTGACACATTAATTGGTCAGAGCGATTTATTGGTTAATCCCCTACCCTCACCACTCCTCGCTCCCATCGGCTTAATTGGGATGAGTCTGATGCCTGATGGTAAATTGATTCCTGTAATTAATGCCATATCATTTGTCGATAACCTCTGCTCAGAACGTCCTAATCTCATTACTACAAGTTCACTAGATAACTCATCTTTCCTCGAACCATCTAGCGATCGCCAAATTTTAGTGGTTGATGATGCTGCACTGATGCGTCGCAGAATCGAAAGTAGTCTCTCACCACAGGGTTATGAAATTGCCACCTGTGATGATGGGATGGAAGCTTGGCAATGGCTACAACGCCATAATCAGCCTGCTTTATTGATTACGGATATTGAAATGCCACATATGGATGGATTTACCCTGATTGATCGTTGTCGTCAGTCAGGATTTGAGATGCCAATCCTAGTGATTTCCTCTCGACTCGCTGAGGAATGGTCTAAGGAAACTAGCCGCCTTGGTGCAACTGACTATCTCACTAAAGGTTTCTCAACTTCTGAACTAGTTAATAAGGTCAGCGCACTATTAGTCAATTAA
- a CDS encoding methyl-accepting chemotaxis protein, translating to MASTPKTKTATSVGKSAQENSKQRSPKSPKAAKQGSQQGKPKGSIGLGLLLIAIGTSLIGLGGLGYLFYQELLSSSKREVSQSAELQSTQIESKLNSVRQAADGVALNAKALSQQAPKPKTVDQYQKLVIDGFPKSEAVAGIGIAQNENLLFTVPKPTVPYVLKEQSGLKLEGATQKLPAPNDKLLAGNRTDFQNSPLYKSPITKSKEAWSEPYSALGKTIVTYSSPILDGQKVLGVVNADAIANNLVASTNASANSESKVGFVVVSASGKVITSSDQLATQLQNPATTEAIKNLAQQAKAQPTGIAQTGGNLWAYRKIEGSDWIVAASLPESEITNKLLILVGGAAIGISTILAIAILSFVNSLKKRLQPLTEECDRFLAQQGATKINIAGKDEIDQLGLSLKNTLQKAKTSELRLRSEASQAATLDDTTSAQIQQSFAEAELMEEEVGNLLDVVSSMEEGDLTVEAQVNDRATGLVADTLNRLREKLIEVISSVLGTAQQVAQGASDLEALAQTVVLNTAEQAQSVAQGQALTAQVAAIAQRSSEQVSVANQSLQGVRDTVTSGQTAIDNLTESISVLQTGSAQIVQRMKTLGEFVGLAEQFVQDQGQIAQLTQVLALNATLVASRAAEQKDPNQFAGVAREFEAIAGQVNDLATQTNEGLTVLQQRTSQIQTVVTAIDAEVQNLSGLVSGFTTGVESSQFAFHSIQIATEEVVQIGQTITDSSLEITEAAGSTASYISEIAQLADRTADLTRAARQQAEAMGNQAQQLLQGIQFFRLPEGVAYTNNAQHVDADALSDRPETEVNSLFDAPSESSNTGANGNLVVPAIAVAAAATAVAISQSGQNAEAYTAPEDFDNLDNTATDNQYLQSLLDDRINEDSTDYALSDSPEVVNSIENVALPQEQSFASTSENFASENAFDYALANVMAEDDAANNFLDTPPHDESQAPENVYSELTDISVIEESLLADLRHEIYDELSEDEGITDQEDVSTETHSALKNPMEGVDEFSISEASSDPLIISATSSFMEDTAFGNPSPLSEESLANLPTSVDFSIPDLDDHDFEIPKIDIESTLDNSNSFFDASSVQTNEVESSFDPFAMEQSTTDTSDYATDDVFTLDDQGEDLNDNINENISEDLSYNLVEDIGSGQFEDYNVDDFSVNPSESYDEYTSHDEFAQSLEGSLEGTPNEAFNDTFDTAFDETPFDPAFGEALTSYNAVEPSLEPAYDSFADHADAQFETPSSEEDYSFYDQFEAPANLEADALNEQITDLASEYIPESHSEDSGNFAGLPNVIPDVYLEDVTEEALPDEFEFDFQENLSAESSNSNLDDAHNIFDEPSFELEPTSEESSATNADFGDPFYVADLPELSEEDEFIEQQNYLFTETAIAPETSIQANSFLDSASEEFNEEFTFDLDDHATNSDELETPHNIFEDSFAEANAYEDIGEFANPSADYADMADQLNQLEASTNDFDTSNFYQESEEFADNFELDNLASQADAFVPEISIASESDQQNAPTAEASLDEASTEFNFDLSEDLTNIGNLGNLENLGDGITDTSNIFDESSLSLSDEEFTPEDAIEFDTSQQEELPQVEIADLSNFNEDISEFAFPDFSDMNAETDMPAAIADTNFADTADTGSHDQFADLSDPFSSSSSQFEMPDFSGDALLEEEMDLDTSDDFDSLTLDDEVPINSVEMLLEESSAEDSSSLTDDAISIDNWDDLPDLSAGDAFTVVQADVQNEISAENIGSLEETSEWEEETFFDSLSSDSIGDHDLISASPENPLDMVTSDAHDEASAFLANSLDEMTSEVDNFMLDEESSASLDSGDNDPFDFSENWLDEAIPDNDQNIDGLADLSIGEYPSNLLNDLESDNSNEPNYGFADDLLDSLMDESDTGINDLSTSFPDLSVDNSAIPSEPSEHTTDMANPMEMLADGGSDDRESQFDFDFSAFDELIDDISNPTPASLDSINSNPNSSDTSSNSVAARAEIEDFLSGALGLDDLDDEVSAFQDNISVKPDEKKPNPNKPVTNDKA from the coding sequence ATGGCAAGCACACCTAAAACAAAAACAGCAACTTCTGTAGGCAAGAGCGCACAGGAAAATTCAAAGCAGCGATCGCCTAAATCCCCCAAAGCAGCCAAACAGGGCAGCCAACAGGGCAAACCAAAAGGCTCTATTGGGTTGGGTTTATTGCTAATTGCAATTGGTACATCGCTTATAGGGTTAGGTGGTTTAGGATACTTGTTTTATCAAGAATTGCTAAGCAGTTCTAAGCGAGAAGTTAGTCAATCCGCCGAATTGCAATCGACACAGATCGAGTCCAAGCTCAACAGCGTCCGTCAAGCTGCCGATGGAGTCGCGCTCAATGCCAAAGCCCTGTCCCAACAAGCACCCAAACCGAAAACGGTAGATCAGTATCAAAAGCTGGTGATTGATGGATTCCCAAAATCAGAGGCAGTCGCAGGTATAGGCATTGCCCAAAATGAAAACCTACTATTTACAGTTCCCAAGCCCACAGTCCCCTATGTATTAAAGGAACAGTCAGGACTCAAGCTCGAAGGCGCTACCCAGAAGTTACCTGCCCCCAATGACAAACTATTAGCGGGTAATCGTACCGATTTTCAAAATAGTCCCCTTTATAAATCCCCCATTACCAAGTCCAAAGAAGCTTGGTCAGAGCCATATAGCGCTTTAGGCAAAACGATCGTCACCTATAGTAGCCCCATCCTTGATGGACAAAAGGTTTTAGGTGTGGTCAATGCCGATGCGATCGCTAATAATTTGGTGGCTAGTACTAATGCAAGCGCTAATAGTGAGAGTAAAGTTGGCTTTGTCGTTGTCAGTGCCAGTGGCAAAGTGATCACATCCTCAGATCAATTGGCAACACAGTTACAGAATCCTGCCACAACCGAAGCAATCAAAAATTTGGCACAACAAGCCAAGGCTCAACCCACAGGCATTGCTCAAACAGGCGGCAATCTCTGGGCATATCGCAAAATTGAAGGCAGTGACTGGATTGTAGCTGCATCCCTACCAGAATCTGAAATTACGAACAAGTTGCTGATTTTAGTTGGTGGAGCCGCCATCGGTATCAGTACGATTTTAGCGATCGCGATCCTCAGTTTTGTTAATTCCCTCAAAAAACGCCTTCAGCCCCTTACCGAAGAATGCGATCGCTTTTTGGCTCAACAGGGAGCTACAAAGATAAACATTGCGGGCAAGGATGAAATTGATCAGCTAGGGCTATCACTGAAAAATACTTTGCAAAAAGCCAAAACCAGTGAATTGCGACTGCGTAGTGAAGCAAGCCAAGCGGCAACCTTAGATGACACTACCTCTGCCCAAATCCAGCAAAGCTTTGCGGAAGCGGAGTTGATGGAAGAAGAAGTCGGCAATTTACTAGATGTCGTCTCCTCAATGGAAGAGGGGGATCTCACCGTTGAAGCGCAAGTCAATGATCGCGCCACAGGACTAGTCGCGGATACCCTCAATCGTTTACGAGAAAAACTGATCGAAGTTATTTCGAGCGTATTGGGGACAGCTCAACAGGTCGCACAGGGCGCATCAGATCTCGAAGCACTTGCCCAAACAGTCGTGCTTAACACGGCGGAGCAAGCGCAGTCTGTAGCCCAAGGGCAGGCTCTCACCGCACAGGTTGCGGCGATCGCTCAGCGATCATCAGAGCAGGTAAGTGTGGCGAACCAGTCCCTCCAAGGAGTGCGCGATACCGTTACCTCAGGACAGACTGCCATTGATAACCTCACCGAAAGCATCAGTGTGTTGCAGACGGGTTCAGCGCAGATCGTGCAGCGGATGAAAACTCTTGGCGAATTTGTAGGCTTAGCGGAGCAGTTCGTACAGGATCAAGGGCAAATTGCTCAGTTAACCCAAGTTCTCGCACTCAATGCTACTCTCGTCGCATCGCGGGCGGCAGAACAAAAAGATCCCAACCAGTTTGCAGGCGTTGCGCGTGAATTTGAAGCGATCGCAGGTCAAGTCAATGATTTAGCAACTCAAACCAATGAAGGATTAACCGTTCTCCAACAACGCACATCTCAAATCCAAACCGTTGTAACCGCGATTGATGCCGAAGTTCAAAATTTAAGCGGACTAGTTTCAGGTTTCACTACAGGCGTAGAGTCTTCCCAGTTTGCGTTTCACAGCATTCAAATTGCTACGGAAGAGGTTGTCCAAATTGGGCAAACCATCACTGACTCTAGTCTGGAAATTACAGAAGCAGCAGGTTCTACAGCTAGTTACATTAGTGAAATCGCTCAGTTAGCAGATCGCACGGCGGATCTCACCAGAGCAGCAAGGCAACAAGCCGAAGCCATGGGCAATCAAGCCCAACAATTGCTACAGGGTATTCAATTCTTCCGTTTACCTGAAGGGGTTGCTTATACCAATAATGCTCAACATGTAGATGCTGATGCTTTAAGCGATCGCCCTGAAACTGAGGTCAATAGTTTGTTCGATGCGCCATCAGAATCGAGCAATACTGGAGCTAATGGTAACTTAGTTGTACCTGCGATCGCGGTAGCGGCAGCAGCAACTGCTGTGGCAATTTCTCAATCAGGACAAAATGCCGAAGCCTATACTGCGCCTGAGGATTTCGATAATTTAGATAATACTGCAACTGACAATCAATATCTCCAATCCCTTTTGGATGACCGCATTAACGAAGATAGTACTGATTACGCACTATCAGACAGCCCTGAAGTTGTTAACTCTATAGAAAATGTAGCATTGCCCCAAGAGCAAAGTTTTGCCTCCACTTCAGAAAACTTTGCCTCCGAAAATGCTTTTGACTATGCTCTAGCAAATGTCATGGCAGAGGATGATGCTGCTAATAATTTCTTGGATACTCCTCCCCATGATGAGTCCCAAGCCCCAGAAAATGTCTATTCTGAGCTAACTGATATCTCTGTCATCGAAGAATCGCTGCTTGCGGATCTCAGACATGAAATTTATGACGAATTATCAGAAGATGAAGGCATTACAGATCAGGAAGATGTAAGCACAGAAACGCATTCAGCCCTCAAAAACCCGATGGAAGGTGTTGATGAATTCTCGATCTCTGAAGCCTCTAGTGATCCCCTCATTATTTCGGCAACTTCCTCCTTTATGGAAGATACTGCTTTCGGTAATCCATCACCATTGTCTGAAGAGTCATTAGCAAACCTACCAACATCTGTTGATTTTTCGATTCCTGATTTAGATGATCATGATTTTGAAATTCCCAAAATCGATATCGAATCTACCCTCGACAACTCAAATTCATTCTTTGATGCGAGTTCAGTGCAAACTAATGAGGTTGAATCAAGCTTTGATCCATTTGCGATGGAGCAATCAACCACAGATACCAGTGATTACGCCACAGATGACGTATTTACGTTAGATGATCAAGGTGAAGATCTGAATGACAATATCAATGAAAATATTTCAGAAGATCTATCCTATAACCTAGTAGAAGATATCGGATCGGGTCAATTTGAAGATTACAACGTTGATGATTTTAGTGTTAATCCATCTGAAAGTTATGATGAGTACACATCCCATGACGAGTTTGCTCAATCCCTAGAAGGATCATTAGAAGGCACTCCTAATGAGGCTTTCAACGACACATTCGATACTGCTTTTGATGAAACTCCATTTGATCCAGCCTTTGGAGAAGCCTTAACTAGTTATAATGCTGTCGAGCCATCGTTAGAGCCAGCCTATGATAGTTTCGCAGATCATGCCGATGCTCAATTCGAGACTCCATCTAGCGAAGAAGACTATAGTTTCTACGATCAGTTTGAAGCACCTGCCAACCTAGAGGCAGATGCCCTAAACGAACAAATCACCGATCTCGCATCCGAATATATTCCAGAATCTCACTCTGAAGATTCTGGAAACTTCGCTGGTTTACCAAATGTTATTCCTGATGTTTATCTTGAAGATGTTACAGAGGAGGCATTACCAGATGAATTTGAATTTGACTTCCAAGAGAACTTGTCAGCCGAATCTAGCAATAGCAATTTAGATGATGCTCACAATATCTTCGATGAGCCTAGTTTTGAACTTGAACCCACCAGTGAAGAGTCTAGTGCTACCAATGCAGATTTTGGCGATCCTTTTTATGTGGCTGATCTCCCTGAGTTATCCGAAGAAGATGAGTTCATTGAGCAACAAAACTATTTATTTACAGAAACTGCGATCGCTCCAGAAACTAGCATTCAAGCAAATAGTTTCTTAGATTCAGCATCAGAGGAATTTAATGAGGAATTTACTTTTGATCTAGACGATCATGCAACGAATTCTGACGAGTTAGAAACACCTCATAATATCTTTGAAGATTCCTTTGCTGAAGCAAATGCCTATGAAGATATTGGCGAATTTGCCAATCCATCTGCAGATTATGCGGATATGGCTGATCAGCTTAATCAGTTAGAAGCATCTACTAATGATTTTGATACATCTAATTTCTATCAAGAAAGTGAAGAATTTGCTGATAATTTTGAGCTAGATAATTTAGCTAGCCAAGCAGATGCTTTCGTACCAGAAATTTCGATTGCCTCAGAATCTGATCAACAAAACGCGCCAACAGCAGAAGCATCCTTAGATGAGGCTTCCACAGAGTTTAATTTTGACCTATCCGAAGATTTGACTAATATTGGCAATTTAGGCAATTTAGAAAATTTAGGTGATGGCATCACAGACACATCCAATATTTTTGACGAATCTAGCTTATCCCTGAGCGATGAGGAGTTTACACCTGAGGATGCGATCGAGTTTGACACCTCACAACAGGAAGAATTACCTCAAGTTGAAATTGCAGATCTATCTAATTTTAATGAGGATATTTCTGAATTTGCGTTTCCAGACTTCTCTGATATGAATGCAGAGACAGATATGCCAGCAGCGATCGCAGATACTAATTTTGCAGATACAGCAGATACAGGATCTCACGATCAATTTGCCGATCTGTCCGATCCTTTTAGTAGTTCTAGCTCTCAGTTTGAAATGCCTGACTTCTCAGGTGATGCTTTATTAGAAGAAGAGATGGATCTAGATACCTCAGATGACTTTGATTCCTTAACCTTGGATGACGAAGTACCGATTAACTCTGTAGAAATGCTACTAGAAGAAAGCAGTGCAGAGGATTCCAGCTCTCTTACGGATGACGCTATTTCCATTGATAACTGGGACGATTTGCCAGATCTGAGTGCTGGTGATGCATTCACTGTTGTACAAGCAGATGTCCAAAACGAAATATCAGCAGAAAATATAGGCTCCTTAGAAGAGACATCAGAATGGGAAGAAGAAACATTTTTTGATTCCCTATCATCGGATTCTATAGGAGATCATGATCTGATTTCAGCATCGCCAGAAAATCCTCTAGATATGGTCACATCTGATGCTCATGACGAAGCTTCAGCATTTCTAGCAAATTCTCTAGATGAAATGACATCTGAAGTTGACAACTTCATGTTGGATGAGGAATCTTCAGCGTCATTAGATTCGGGTGACAATGATCCTTTCGATTTTTCTGAGAATTGGTTAGATGAGGCGATACCTGACAACGATCAGAATATTGATGGGCTTGCGGATTTATCCATTGGTGAATATCCTTCCAATCTTCTCAATGACCTAGAATCGGATAACTCCAATGAGCCTAACTATGGATTTGCTGATGATTTATTAGATAGTCTCATGGATGAGTCTGATACAGGCATCAATGATTTATCGACAAGCTTCCCAGATCTATCTGTGGATAATTCTGCTATACCATCGGAACCATCGGAGCATACGACGGATATGGCTAATCCAATGGAGATGCTGGCTGATGGTGGATCTGACGATCGCGAATCACAATTTGATTTTGACTTTTCCGCCTTTGATGAGCTAATCGACGATATCAGTAACCCAACCCCTGCAAGCCTAGACTCCATCAATAGTAACCCTAATTCTTCAGATACTTCTAGTAACTCTGTAGCAGCTAGAGCAGAAATTGAAGACTTTCTCTCAGGCGCGCTGGGGCTAGATGATCTAGATGATGAGGTTTCAGCATTTCAAGACAATATTTCAGTAAAGCCTGATGAAAAGAAGCCTAATCCTAATAAACCAGTAACAAATGACAAAGCTTAG
- the hisI gene encoding phosphoribosyl-AMP cyclohydrolase, which translates to MSDNWIDSLKYDEKGLIPAIAQDYQDGAILMMAWMNRQALELTINTGEVHYWSRSRQELWHKGATSGHIQKLKKLYYDCDRDVILVKIEQVGDIACHTGARSCFFTEVPLSI; encoded by the coding sequence ATGTCTGACAATTGGATTGATAGTCTTAAATATGATGAGAAGGGATTAATTCCCGCGATCGCTCAGGATTACCAAGATGGTGCGATTTTGATGATGGCATGGATGAATCGGCAAGCGTTGGAACTAACGATCAATACAGGTGAAGTGCATTATTGGAGCCGATCTCGTCAGGAATTATGGCATAAAGGCGCGACTTCAGGACATATCCAAAAGTTAAAAAAACTTTACTATGATTGCGATCGCGATGTAATTCTCGTCAAAATTGAGCAAGTTGGTGATATTGCCTGCCACACAGGTGCAAGAAGTTGTTTCTTTACTGAAGTTCCACTTTCTATTTAA
- a CDS encoding methyl-accepting chemotaxis protein, whose product MANQPPFSRKRFNAKKKRKAAVAAAPISRHASNKSSWLNNLPINTKILLAIGSTSILPLVCLAITTLYSYSSLAPSLSQEAQRQLTNIGFFGFGLGFIVVVMALPFSLVIGGTLSKRIRNLEAIARAYTTGNFDADMLRARVELGATDEVGKLADVLNVMTVNLAQNKQAQSEAQMQADIQSNIFEDEISHLLDVVSDLELGDLTAKAEVSPHATGLIADTLNRLSEQLAEVLAAVLKTTQQVTFRTDRLEQLAIAVSQNAAQQEGLVVQARLGIEDVNQLAQDAAQQAIAANRAVQRVRSAVRQGEEQIIYLTASIESLQAATVQMVQRIKNLGEFVALAKQFVLDQKRLASLTQVLATNASMVATRALEQRDPQQFVSVAREFEAIASQVNALATQTNQGLVVLQQRTGFVEVVVSGIDQDVRDVSSLVSDFTKSVDSSEQSFTNIANVTEELADIGMSVTESSSSIAEAVKFSLGSIQDIEAIAERSASQAQFTRDQSGKMGRLARQLLERVQFFRLPSSMQLDYTEIADLDSPEVESISIAK is encoded by the coding sequence ATGGCAAATCAACCTCCCTTTTCACGCAAAAGATTTAATGCAAAAAAAAAGAGGAAGGCTGCCGTTGCTGCTGCCCCAATATCCAGACATGCCTCTAATAAAAGTAGTTGGCTCAATAATTTACCAATTAATACCAAAATCCTATTGGCAATTGGGTCAACCAGTATTTTGCCACTGGTCTGCTTAGCGATCACAACTTTGTATTCATATAGCAGTCTTGCCCCAAGCCTAAGCCAAGAGGCTCAACGGCAACTTACCAATATCGGATTTTTTGGGTTTGGTTTAGGATTTATCGTGGTGGTAATGGCATTGCCATTTAGCTTAGTGATCGGGGGAACTCTCAGTAAACGCATTCGTAATCTAGAAGCGATCGCAAGAGCATATACAACAGGAAATTTTGATGCTGATATGTTGCGAGCGCGGGTGGAGCTTGGGGCAACCGATGAAGTCGGGAAATTGGCGGATGTGCTCAATGTAATGACTGTGAATCTAGCGCAAAACAAACAGGCGCAGTCAGAGGCACAAATGCAAGCTGATATCCAGAGCAATATTTTTGAAGATGAAATTTCACATTTACTGGATGTGGTATCAGATCTAGAGCTAGGGGATCTCACAGCAAAGGCGGAGGTTAGTCCCCATGCAACGGGTTTAATCGCTGATACGTTAAATCGCTTATCAGAGCAGCTAGCTGAAGTACTTGCCGCCGTTTTAAAAACTACGCAACAGGTAACTTTTCGTACCGATCGCCTTGAACAATTAGCGATCGCTGTATCGCAAAATGCAGCCCAACAGGAGGGACTTGTCGTGCAAGCCCGTCTGGGTATTGAGGATGTTAACCAGTTAGCACAGGATGCGGCGCAACAAGCGATCGCTGCAAATAGGGCAGTACAAAGGGTACGTTCAGCAGTCAGACAGGGGGAAGAACAAATTATTTATCTGACGGCTTCGATTGAGTCACTGCAAGCTGCTACTGTGCAAATGGTGCAAAGGATTAAAAATCTTGGGGAATTCGTTGCTCTTGCCAAACAATTTGTATTGGATCAAAAACGACTCGCTTCTTTAACTCAGGTGCTAGCGACTAATGCCTCAATGGTGGCCACCAGAGCCTTGGAGCAAAGAGATCCACAGCAATTTGTGTCAGTGGCAAGGGAATTTGAAGCGATCGCCTCACAGGTTAATGCCTTGGCAACCCAAACTAATCAGGGACTAGTGGTACTGCAACAACGTACAGGCTTTGTGGAAGTTGTAGTTTCAGGTATTGATCAAGACGTTCGTGATGTGAGCAGTCTGGTATCCGACTTTACGAAGAGCGTTGATAGTTCTGAACAATCATTTACTAATATTGCTAATGTTACCGAGGAGCTAGCCGATATCGGAATGTCTGTAACCGAGTCATCTAGCTCGATCGCGGAAGCTGTCAAGTTTAGCTTAGGGTCAATCCAAGATATTGAAGCGATCGCTGAGCGTTCTGCTTCTCAGGCACAATTTACCCGCGATCAATCGGGCAAAATGGGTAGGTTAGCACGTCAATTGTTAGAAAGAGTCCAATTCTTCCGTCTGCCCTCCAGTATGCAACTCGACTATACAGAAATCGCAGATCTAGACTCCCCCGAAGTTGAGAGTATTTCTATCGCAAAATAA